Genomic DNA from Candidatus Thorarchaeota archaeon:
CTTCACGATGTTCTCAATACCAATCACATCAATCATGTACTCTGCCAAGTCGTACACTTTGAACTTCGGAGGTTCGCCTCGTTCTTCCTCAATCAGCGGTCGATGGTCTTCCCGGAGAGTCTTGCCGCAGCCAGCACATGCAACTACGACCGTGTCTAGGTTGTACTTCTCTGCGACAGTCTCGAATATCTCCGTGACTCTGTGAGCTGCAGCCCTAGCAGTGTGCAGGTCACCCGTCCTAAAGGCGGGACTAGCACAACACCACTGCTCTTTGGGCACTACAACATCGATGTTGTTCCGATTGAGCACTTCAATCAGAGACCGCCCGGTTTCCTGCATCCTATAGTCTATCAGACACCCGGTGAAGAAGGCCACTCGGCCTCGCGGGTTCTTTACGAAGAAGGTCTCTGTGTCGATGCTCTTCAGGAGAGGGGTGTCCTTCACAGGCACAGAACGACCCGTAGCGACAATCGAGTCCACGAAACCCTGTTGTCCCTCGGCCAGCGGATAGCCGGCCTCAACAGCCTTAGCACGCAGAAGCTCCACGGCTAGGCTGGGAATCTTGATCTTCTTTGGACAGATGTCTTCGCACATCTTGCAAGTCGTACAGGAGTACAACGACTCGTCCATCGCCATTGCCACACGGTCCTCCACATCACGTGGGTCGAGTTCCAGCCGCGCAAGCTGCCGGATGATCATTGGTCCAGGGTAGTCCCAAGTCTCATGGACAATGGGGCAGTTCGACAGGCAGGCGCTGCACTCAATGCACTTCCTTATCTCCCTGAGCTTCTCGATCTCTTCAGAGTGGATTATCTCCGGTCTCTGAGGAGGCTTATCACGAGCGACATACGGGCGAATGCGCCGAATCCTGTAGGTGACCTGAGAGATGTCAACAACCAAGTCCTTGATGATTGGCATCTTCTCAAGTGGCTCAAGTAGAAGATCTCCTTTGGGGTTCACTTTCGTCCTGCATGCAATTCTTGCAATGCCATTGACTCTGACTGCACAGGAACCGCATTGACCACCTCTACACTCCCATCGAAATGCGAGGCTGGAGTCGTACTTGTCCTGGATGTATAGAAGAGCGTCGAGAACCGTCATTCCCGGTTTGTACTCGACATCGAACTCTTGGAGGAATGGTGCATCGTCCTTGTCCGGGTTGTATCGCTGGACTCTGGCTTTGATTGTCTTTGTCATTCGTATTGCCTCCTATGGTGGGGTAATCTTGGTGATTACTAGCTCCTCCTTTCTCAACTCCATCTCCCCGTTCTTGCCCTTGCGGATGACGATGTTGTAATATCCCTTGTCATTGGGGTCTGCATCCGTTCGGAAGTGGGCTCCTCTGCTGCCTTTTCGCATATAGGCTGCTTCGGCAACCATCCGTGCTGTTGTCACCATGTGCGAGAACTCTATGGCCTGATGCCAGCCGGGGTTGAAGCGCTTGATTGGCACATCCACCTTGATCTTGGGCACGATGTCGCGTTCAATCTCTCTGAGACGCTTCACAGCGTAAGCCAAGTCAGCCTCATTGCGGAAGATCTGCACCTTCTCCCACATCAGGTTCTGAAGCTCCTCTCGAGCGTCCGCAGGAGTAACGCCCTCCTTGCGTGCGAGCATTGCTTCGAGGCGTTCGAACTCATTGGTAATCTCTTCGCGATTGACACCCGCCATCTGATGACTCTTGGCAAACTCTGCTGCACTCAGACCAGCCAGCGCGCCAAACACCTGTGTGTCCGCCAGGGCGTTGCCTCCAAGCCTATTGCCGCCATGGACTCCACCTGTGCACTCTCCCGCAGCAAAGAGACCGGGTATGTTGGTAGCCGCATGTGTGTCGATCTTGACTCCACCCATGAAGTGATGCGCTGTGGGGGCCACCTCCATCGGCTCATCACGGATATCGACATCAGCATCCTCGAACTGCTCAAGCATACTCTCAAGTCTGAACTCGATTATCCACTTTGGAAGGTGTGCCACACTAAGATGTACACCTCCATGTTCTGTCCCATGTCCCTGAAGAACCTCAGTCATGATTGCCCTGGTGACTTGGTCACGACCTGCAAGCTCCATGACATCGGGATGGTACTTGTACATGAATCTGTCACCTTCTGTGTTCAGTAGGATGCCACCCTCTCCACGGACTGCCTCTGTTACAAGCTTGCCAACTGCAGAAGGAGGCCAGACCATCCCGGTCGGATGAAACTGAACGTGCTCCATGTCAACCAACTCACAACCGGCCTCATAGGCCATTGCATAACCATCTCCAACATCAAGCTGAGCGTTGCTGGTGACCTTGTAGATTCGACCCGCCCCACCGGTGGCCAAGACCACGGCCTTGGCGCGGAACACCACGTAGTCACCATACTTGAGGTCGATTGCACAGACACCTGCAATACGTCCATCGTGAAGCAAAAGCTTCGTTGCAAAGTACTCGTCGAACACACGCACGGATGTCTTCCGGATTGCCTCGGTCAGTGTTACCATTATCTCAGAACCAGTTCGATCTGAGGCATAGGCGGTCCTCCTGTAGGTCTGCTTGCCGAAAGGTCGCTGAGCAATCTTGCCATCGGGTGTCCTGTCGAAGACGGCGCCCATTTCTTCAAGGTCATATATCCTATCGGGAGCGTCGCGAACGAGAATCTCGACAAGCTGTTGGTTGTTAAGGTAGTTACCACCTGTGATTGTGTCCTTGAAGTGAACCTCGGGCGTGTCGGCCGGATCAACATTACCAATAGCAACATTGTACCCGCCCTCGGCCATGGCCGTGTGGGCCTTGCCAAGGAGCTCTTTGCTAATCATGATGACATCCAAGTTGTGCTTTGATGCTTCGTACGCAGCCCGGCAACCCGCGCCGCCAGCACCCACAACGAGAACGTCGCATGCAATCGTCTTGTATTCCAAAAGCAATCCTCCATGGTGCTCTTGCTTACTATCGCAGTCTGCCCAGAATGAGTCCGGTTTAAAGTTGTTACTATAGTACTGCGAACAAGAGGTCACTGACGGCATTGAAAGACAAACCTATATGGAAATTGAAGGTACAATTCACAGTGGGAAAAATGAGTTTCACGTTAGAGAATGCACTGATGACCATCGCGCTGATGGTCTTGCTGGTCATAGTCCTCTATGGACTCATCTAATGAATGCTGACAGGATATAGTGGTGCACTGAGGCTGCGGGAGAGCAGCCGGTATGTTCATTCCTTCACGCCAATCCTTGAATAGACATCGGCCTTTCGTGCTTGAACCTGTCTGCTAATGTCATCATGGAGACTCCTGCCGTGAGAGTCCATTGTGACGAGAAGTGGACCGAACTCCTCAGCGGTGATGACCCAAAGAGCCTCCGGCATTCCCAAGTCCTGCCACTCATAGGCACGGACTTCCTTCAACCCCTTTGCAGCCAATGCACCACAGCCTCCAGTATAGCTGCAGTAGACAGCACCCACTTCCTTGAGAGCCGCAAGCGTCTTGGGGCCCATGCCACCCTTTCCCACTATTATCCGGGCCTTGTACTTCCGAAGGAACTCGTCCTCGAAGAGCTCTATTCTGGCGCTGGTGGTAGGTCCAGCAGATACAATCTGCCATTTCCCGTCCTTCTTCATGGCGACGGGACCCACATGATACACCACGCTGCCACTGAAGTCAACAGGCGGGCGCTCATTCCGTTCAAACATCTCTAGTGCACGCTTGTGGGCCTCATCACGAGCAGTATAGACGTGTTCTCCACTGACATACACAACGTCACCCACATTGAGCTTTCTTGCGTCAGATTCTGAAATCGGTGTCCTTAGATGATACTCAGCCATATCACTTTCCTCCTATGGGGTGAGTCAGGTATTTGACATCCAAGCCCTTTGAAATCACGGCAGTACTGCGCCGAGCTGCCCAACACTGAACAGCAACCCCAACTGGTAAGCTTGCCGGATGCCGCATTGCATAGTCTAACTTCACACCGAGAACCGTGGTCTTCCCACCAAGACCCATGGGACCGATGCCTGTAGCGTTTAGGGCTTCCATGATTTCTCCTTCAATCTTAGCCACTTCAGGGTCTGGATGATGGTCATCAAGGGGACGGAGCAACTGCTGTTTAGCAATCTTGATCGATATGTCCGCACCGCCGCCTATCCCAATCCCTATGATGTTCGGCGAACAGGCCTCACCCATGTATCGCATTGCGTTGTCCACGACCAGCTTCTTGACTCCTGCAAGACCCACACCGGGCTTCAGCATTCCTACAATGCTGGCATTCTCACTCCCTCCACCCTTCGGAAACACCGTAATCTCAACAGAGTCGCCCTTCACTATCTCCCAGTTGATCCACGGTATCTTCTCGCCTGTATTGTCACCGGTGTTGCCACCCTTTATGGGGTTGACTGCATTGGGTCTGAGGGGGATACTCGCAGTGGCATCCTTGGTGGCCTTGATTAGAGCGTCCCGAATCTCTCCTATGAAGGGGAACCTGTCACCGACTTTCACATAGAAGATGATAATACCCGTGTCTTGGCACATCGGAACCCCCTCCGCTGCAAGCTCCAAGTTCGTGAGAATGGCCGAGAGCTGGGTCTTGGCAGTCGTGTCGGTCTCGAGACTGTGTGCCTTCTTGAGTGCTGCTTCCACGTCCGGAGGTAGTTTGGTGGCGGCCATCGTGAGAAGGCGTAGTGCAGTGTCATGAATGACTTGAGCTGGGTCCTTCATCGTGACATCATCTTGCGGATTCTATGGTGCGGGACTAGAAGCCCCACAGACGCCGACCCGAACACGACTTGCACCTAATCTATGTTGCTATTCAGAGACTGCTTTCGAGGAGTCTTTATGGTCAGAATGTGTATGCCACAGTGGACAAAGATTAGGCAGGAGGCCGCAAATTGGCACTCATTGTTACACCTAGCAGCGCACTCTCGTTCTTGGCCGCGTGTGCACTGCTCACAGTCTGCAGCGTCACAGACCTCAGGCAGCGGGTTGTTCCAAACAGAATTGTGGCTTTGGGAGCAATATCAGGCATCATACTTGTATCAGCAACAGGACATCTGATGTCAGAGGTCGAGTTGCACATTGTGGCTATACTTATGGTCAGCCCAGTTCTGTATCTACTCTGGAGAATTGGAACCATAGGCGGTGGGGATCTCAAGATGATTACTGTGATTACAATCGTGAGCCCGGGAATCGAACTGACATCATGGTCGCCTGCTATGGCAGAGGTCATAATGGGCACTCTGCTCCAGATTCTGCTCATGCTGACCATGGCAGAGCTGTACAGCAGATGGTATCTGCGCACTCATGGAGGCCCAGAACGGAAGGGTAGAACCCCGCTGGTCCCGTTCTTGTTCGCGGCCTACTTGGCTACGCAGCTCCTCGCATTCCTGTGAACCTCGGAAACCGGTCACTCATCTCCAGTTGTCACTCTTATGCCGTGTTCACCTATCTCGAAGTGGTGACGCTTCATACTGTGACTTGTGTGACGCATCTTCCACACAACAAGACTTCTCTCAAGGCACCCGTTGTTCTCCGTTAGACACAGCGTGATCAGCCCTTGGGAAACAAACTGCTCAACGCCTGCGCGACTCTGACACTCACCGTTGGTCTCGCCAAGAACAAGTGACGTGACCTTCAACTGATTCATGAGCGCTCCAATTCGGAACATCTCACTCCTCAATTCCACAGGGTCGCCTGAACGAATGAGGCCCGACAGACTGTCAATGACAAGACGCTTGGCTTTGCACTCCTCGATTGCTCGGTAGATCTCCTCGATAAAGGTGGGCACGTCAAAGCCGCGCCGGAGAGCATACTTCTCGGAAGTCGGAAGACCAGCTCTGCTTGATGCGGCATCAACTATTGCTAGCTTTCCCTGCTTCTCGATACTGCAGAGGTCCCAGCCAAACTGGGCAGCAATGGACCTCAGCTCGTCAGGGCGTGTTTCAAGGGTTGCAAGCACACCGGGTTCGTTGTATGCGCTGGCGCCGCTATATAGGAACTGGAGACCAAGTATTGTCTTGCCTGTACCAGTGGTACCAGATACCAAGACGGTGTTGCCCTCTATTATGCCTCCACCCACCAGATCGTCAAGTCCAGGGACGCCAGTCCTCACTCGTCTCATTTCACTCATCTCACATCTCTGACGCTGCCACTAATCTCCCAGCCCTTGACAACCTCTGCGATGCCAGTTACGGTCACTCCTGTCACATCAGGAGACCTGCGAAGGGCATTGACCCGTTGTTCCAAGTCCTCAGCATCGTTCCCCATCAACAGAGCATGAATCGTCGTGGGCGCTGCGCCGACAGCGACCCACAGATACTCCTCTTTGGATGCCAGCTCCTGCGCAAACGTGACAGTGCGTTCTCTGCTTATGTCAGGAAGAATGTGACCACCAATCGTAATACTGACAAGTGCTGAACTATAATAGCCGAGAGCACTTGGGGCCACTAGAGCTGAAAAACGAGTCACCACACCAGACTCTCGGAGTCGCCGCGTCCGGAAGTGGATGGTCGTGTCCGGTTGATTCAGCTCCTTTGCAATAGTGGTGAATGCCAGCCTAGCGTCCTTCTGGAGAATACTAATCAGTTTCTGGTCCAATTCGTCCACTGGTCATTCCCCGGTGCGGAGTCAATCATACGCATCTGGCTGCGTCTATTAAGGATTGCTGGATTCGCAAGCAGTGGGTCAACACTTGTGACAATCACGGCATTCGCCAGTCAACCCCTCACTGAAACGGGCAGTGTTTGAGCAGATGTGGCAGGTATGAGCAAGTGGTTGCGAAATTCGTGGTGCTATACTGTCACAGTGAAGGAATAGATGAGTGTCCAGAGAAGCACCCACAGAAGAAGGTAAGAGGGCAGCGAGTTGACGATTAGCTTCTGTCGTCCGCCCAGCGCAGCGACGTCCACCTCGACTAGATACACAAGGACATACAGGGAGAGTATATAGACTAGGAGCCCAAATACGAGACCTCTAACACCAACAAAGAAGGGACTAGTGATACCGCATATCAGACCGGCGACAGTCGCAAAAGACAGCTTGACGTAGAAGTTCTGGTCTTGAGGATTGCCGGACCACCTGCCGAACAGGCGTTGGAAGATGTTCTTCAGCGTCTGCATTGCGTTCACGGGCCTTGCTATCGGCACTCAAGCGACCATGTTATAAAACAGTCGGTCAGAAGTGACTGTGAAATGAAGGACTCAATGAGCAACATAGACATCAAGATGGTGCTACCAGAGATAGTAGCGGCGGCGCAGGGGGCGTTCATCAAGAATGTCTACCAGTACGGAGATGTGTTTGTGCTGAAACTCTATCAACCGGCCGGCGCAACCAGTCAGCTGCTCATTCAACCGGGACGACGCGTGCACCTGACTGTATTCAAGCGAGCAGCTCCGCGACTACCGGCGAAGTTCGTTACTGTCCTGAGAAAGTACCTCCGTGACAAACGAATACGTTCAGTGTGGCAGCACGACATGGACCGAATCCTTGTCCTGGATGTCGGTGATGAGAGGGAGTCATACAAGCTTGTGGCCGAGATATTCGGACAGGGCAACCTGCTATTGCTCGATCCTCAAGACACCATATTCATGGCCAAGCAGTATCGAAGGATGAAAGACAGAGAGGTGGTTCCGAAGGCCAAGTACGAGTTCCCACCTGTAAGAGGAGCGGACATCTTCAACATGGATATGGAGGCCTTCAGTCAAGTGGTCAAGGACTCGACAGCGAATGTGGTCAGAACTCTGGCAAGTCGCCTCAACTTGGACTCGCTGAGCTGTGAGGAGATATGCACACTGGCAGGGGTCAAGTCAACAGAGAAAACAACGGACTTGGGAGCCGATGGCATCGCGCGTCTGAGGCGGGGACTGGAACTGTTCAGCGAGAAGCTGAGGGCAGGGGTCGTAGGTCCAAGGATTGTCAGGGAAGTCAAAGAGGATGACACTGGCAGCAGCGATGAGAGCGACAATCAGACAGAATCCAGCCCATTAGCGTTTCTACCATTTGAATTCGAGTTCTATCGAGACTACCCTGCGGACGAGTTTGACTCGTTCAGCAGAGCAATAGATGAGTTCTTTGGCGTTTCGCTTTCAGAACTGGAGGATGAGGAGGCCCATGGTGCACTCGATGCAGAGCGTGCACGACTACAGAAGATAATCGACAAGCAGAACGAGAGCATTCAGAGTCTGAAGGCAAAGGCTGAAGAGAACAGACTGAAAGGCGAGGCCATCTACGCGCACTTCCAGACAGTTCAGGAGATCATTGGGACCATCACCAAGGCTCGGTCGTCAGGTCTCTCATGGGACCAGATACTGGAGCGAGTGGAGCAGGGAAGGAGAGAGGGCATTGCGGGTGCACTTGCCATTGAACGCATCAGTCCTGCCACTGCGGAGATTGTCGTGTCGCTTGACGGAGTGGCTGTCGCGCTCGATATCAGAAAGACACCGCAGGAGAATGCGGCAGTGGCGTTTGAAACGGCCAAGAGGTCAGAGGCGAAGGTGGAAGGTGCTCTGAAACAAATCGAGAAGACGCAGTTGGAACTGGACGAACTCGTCAAGGTGGCTGAAACACCCACTGCAGCGCCACTGCATGTCAAAATCAGAAAGAAGAAGTGGTATGAGAAGTACAGATGGTTCTTCTCTTCTGAAGGCTACCTCGTCCTTGGTGGGAGAGATGCAAAGAACAACGAGTATCTCGCCAAGCGACAGATGGGGGCCAATGATGTGTTTCTGCATGCTGCGCTACATGGGGCACCCTATGTGGTGATTAAGGTCCCTGAAACGCCGCCAGGAGAACAGACAATCTGGGAGGCAGCGCAGTTTGCAGTGACGTTCTCGAGGGCTTGGCAAGACGGACTTGCTACTGGAGACGCCTACTGGGTCACACCCGAGCAGGTCAGCTTCACTCCGCCATCGGGAGAATACCTGCCCTCCGGAGCAGTCATGATCTACGGGACCAAGAACTACGTGAGGAGTGTTCCCATCGAATTGGCAGTCGGAGTGATGCTTGACGGCGAGGATGCAGTACCTGTTTCTGGACCACCTTCAGCCATAGAGGCATACACGGAACACTGGTTACGCGTCGCGCCAGGGACTGTGAAGAGGGGACAGCTGGCGAAAGATGTGGCGGCGGGTCTTCGAAAGATGGCCCCGAAGGAGGTGGGAGACAAGATTGATCTGATTCCCCAGGAGGATTTCATGCGCGTATTGCCGTCAGGAGATGGAAGAGTGATGATGGACTAGTGAGTCACTACATTTTTTAGTCCAGCGGACCAGAACCATTAGTGATGAAGCACTCTGCGTTGTTCATCTGAAGGAGTGTTGGACCAATTCCAGAGGACGGAGATCGATTCAATGACTGCACCTTCTCACTCCATGTGTGTTAGAGACATCATGACTGTGAACGTGGTAACAATGCCACCAACAGCAACCGCCTTTGAGGTGGCGAAGTCCATGAGCTCGTTGGACATCGGTTCAATAATCATTGTCGACAAAGAACGGCCAGTTGGCATAATCACCGAATCGGACATTGTTCGCAGAGTGACGGCAGAGTATGCAGACCCAAAGAAAGTGAAGGCGAGTGAGATAATGAGCTCACCACTGATACATGTGACTCCTGAAACGCCCCTCACGGAGGCGATGCGGGTGATGGCAAGAAGCGGGATAAGGCGGGTCGCGGTTCTGAGGAATAACACCCTCGCAGGAATAATAACGTCACGCGACATTCTGAAATGGTCCCCCGAGCTGATTGACATCCTATCCGAGTCGCTGCGCTTGAGAGGCGAACATCCCGCGCACCGGCCACAAGAGGACGAAGATGACCTAGTGGCCTTTGGAGGCATATGTGACGCCTGTGGGGAGTATTCTGCAGACCTAGTGCTTGAGGACGGGCGATACCTGTGCGAAGCCTGCAGAAGCCAATAGTTCAGCTGTTTCGCAGTAGTCAAGAAGAAGGAGGTCTATGGTTTGGAAGTAAGTCAAATCATGTCGGAACCAGTCACAATTGATAAGGATCAGCGACTGTCGGTCGCGCTCGAGCTCTTAGGAAAGAAAAGAGTCGACAGGCTAGTAGTGGCAGAAGGCAACCGTGTCCAAGGAATCCTCACATACGCAGACATTGCGGATAGACTTGGGGTAGGAAAGGTTGTGGCAGTATCCATCGGCAGGCTACATGTGTCCAGCGCTATGACGGACACGGTCATCTCAGTAGCACCAGATGATGACATTACAGCGGTCGCCCAGCTGATGATTGACCGGGGAATGAGTGGTTGTCCAGTGGTTGACAAGTCTGGTGCGCTTGTGGGAGTGATAAGCAAGTCGGAGATTGTATCACTCTGCAAGAAGTTCGACAAGATCAAAGTCAGACAGCTCATGACGACAGAGAATCTACTTGTCGTGAACCCGGTCGAGCGGCTGGTCAAGGCGAGAGCAGACATGTTGAACGCTGGCTTCTCGGGAATGCCGGTTGTGGACGGCACAAGAGTTCTGGGCCTCCTTACTGAGAGAATGGTAGCAGAGGCGATGGCAAGATTCAGTGTCGAAGTTCCGGACAAGCACAGAGCCAACCAAGTCAGACAGATGAGGGTAGTCGATGCCATGGCACAGCAACCCCCGACGGTAAGCCCTGACGACTCGATAGCAGTAGCAGCAACGAAGATGCTCGAGTCAGGCCTGAACACACTACCCGTGGTTGCAGATGGAAACAGACTTGTGGGAATCATAAGTGCGACTGACTTAACTAGGTTCGCGGCGAATAGATTCAAAATCCCAGGGCAAGAGGAGTAATCGCTCGCCGTGACGAGGCGGGATACTGAATGCCATTAGACCTCCTGCTAACAAATGGGGTTGTCATACTAGATGGCATAGAGGTCAAGCGTTCGGTTGGCATACTCTCCGACAAGATAGAAGGAGTCTATCTTCCGGGCAAGGAACCCGTCGCACACGACACGCTCGAATGTGCAGACTGTTACATACTTCCGGGAATGGTCGATATTCATGTTCATCTGAGGGACTTGAACTGTTCGAGCAAGGAGGACTACGAATCGGGAACAATGGCCGCGGCAGCTGGGGGCGTCACCACTGTCGTCGACATGCCGAACTCGAGTCCGCCCGTACTGGATGCAGATGTGCTTGATAAGAAGATGCAGAGTGCTAGGCAGAAGCGCTTTGTCAACGTTGGGTTCTATAGTGGCATACCGATGGCACCCGAAGAATATGACACGGCCATGGTTCCGAGCATTCTGGGCTTCAAGGTATATCCTCATTCACCACTGGCAAAAGGGGTCAGATTCACGGACAATCACATTCGAAAGTGCATGTCTCTTGCCAGACTTCATGACCGCCCCTTACTGTTCCACCCCGACTCATCCAGTCCGGATTCCAAGCCGAGATCAATGGACGAGTACTTTCAGATACACAGCTGTGAGGGAGAACACGAGTCAGCGAGGCGGTTTATCGAAGCCAAGATGGCGATTGGAGGACGCCTGCATGTGTGCCATGTGAGTTGTGCTTCGACTGCCAGACTCATCCTCGAGAACCGTGCAGAGGAGACCCTGTCGGCGGAGGTGACTCCACATCACCTCTTCCTCAACAGCGGAGGTTTCTCTAACGAGAACGGCCACGCGAAGATGCTTCCACCCCTGCGCTCGCCCTATGACAATGAGGCCCTTCTCACAATGCTATGTGGTAAATGTGCAATCGACTGTGTAGCATCAGACCACGCACCACACACCGATGAAGAGAAGAGTGCTCCGTTTCTCGATGCTGCCTCGGGCATAC
This window encodes:
- a CDS encoding succinate dehydrogenase/fumarate reductase iron-sulfur subunit; amino-acid sequence: MTKTIKARVQRYNPDKDDAPFLQEFDVEYKPGMTVLDALLYIQDKYDSSLAFRWECRGGQCGSCAVRVNGIARIACRTKVNPKGDLLLEPLEKMPIIKDLVVDISQVTYRIRRIRPYVARDKPPQRPEIIHSEEIEKLREIRKCIECSACLSNCPIVHETWDYPGPMIIRQLARLELDPRDVEDRVAMAMDESLYSCTTCKMCEDICPKKIKIPSLAVELLRAKAVEAGYPLAEGQQGFVDSIVATGRSVPVKDTPLLKSIDTETFFVKNPRGRVAFFTGCLIDYRMQETGRSLIEVLNRNNIDVVVPKEQWCCASPAFRTGDLHTARAAAHRVTEIFETVAEKYNLDTVVVACAGCGKTLREDHRPLIEEERGEPPKFKVYDLAEYMIDVIGIENIVKPKGVIKTKITYHEPCHLGRGQGVVDQPVDLLKLIPGIEYIPDPYRNRCCGAGGGVRAGKRELSQKIATTKKEYIEATGAEMVATECPFCTIQISDILKGTEIKTRYIPDLLAESYRKGDKK
- a CDS encoding FAD-binding protein — encoded protein: MPSVTSCSQYYSNNFKPDSFWADCDSKQEHHGGLLLEYKTIACDVLVVGAGGAGCRAAYEASKHNLDVIMISKELLGKAHTAMAEGGYNVAIGNVDPADTPEVHFKDTITGGNYLNNQQLVEILVRDAPDRIYDLEEMGAVFDRTPDGKIAQRPFGKQTYRRTAYASDRTGSEIMVTLTEAIRKTSVRVFDEYFATKLLLHDGRIAGVCAIDLKYGDYVVFRAKAVVLATGGAGRIYKVTSNAQLDVGDGYAMAYEAGCELVDMEHVQFHPTGMVWPPSAVGKLVTEAVRGEGGILLNTEGDRFMYKYHPDVMELAGRDQVTRAIMTEVLQGHGTEHGGVHLSVAHLPKWIIEFRLESMLEQFEDADVDIRDEPMEVAPTAHHFMGGVKIDTHAATNIPGLFAAGECTGGVHGGNRLGGNALADTQVFGALAGLSAAEFAKSHQMAGVNREEITNEFERLEAMLARKEGVTPADAREELQNLMWEKVQIFRNEADLAYAVKRLREIERDIVPKIKVDVPIKRFNPGWHQAIEFSHMVTTARMVAEAAYMRKGSRGAHFRTDADPNDKGYYNIVIRKGKNGEMELRKEELVITKITPP
- a CDS encoding fumarate hydratase C-terminal domain-containing protein gives rise to the protein MAEYHLRTPISESDARKLNVGDVVYVSGEHVYTARDEAHKRALEMFERNERPPVDFSGSVVYHVGPVAMKKDGKWQIVSAGPTTSARIELFEDEFLRKYKARIIVGKGGMGPKTLAALKEVGAVYCSYTGGCGALAAKGLKEVRAYEWQDLGMPEALWVITAEEFGPLLVTMDSHGRSLHDDISRQVQARKADVYSRIGVKE
- a CDS encoding fumarate hydratase is translated as MKDPAQVIHDTALRLLTMAATKLPPDVEAALKKAHSLETDTTAKTQLSAILTNLELAAEGVPMCQDTGIIIFYVKVGDRFPFIGEIRDALIKATKDATASIPLRPNAVNPIKGGNTGDNTGEKIPWINWEIVKGDSVEITVFPKGGGSENASIVGMLKPGVGLAGVKKLVVDNAMRYMGEACSPNIIGIGIGGGADISIKIAKQQLLRPLDDHHPDPEVAKIEGEIMEALNATGIGPMGLGGKTTVLGVKLDYAMRHPASLPVGVAVQCWAARRSTAVISKGLDVKYLTHPIGGK
- a CDS encoding prepilin peptidase, coding for MALIVTPSSALSFLAACALLTVCSVTDLRQRVVPNRIVALGAISGIILVSATGHLMSEVELHIVAILMVSPVLYLLWRIGTIGGGDLKMITVITIVSPGIELTSWSPAMAEVIMGTLLQILLMLTMAELYSRWYLRTHGGPERKGRTPLVPFLFAAYLATQLLAFL
- a CDS encoding AAA family ATPase, producing MSEMRRVRTGVPGLDDLVGGGIIEGNTVLVSGTTGTGKTILGLQFLYSGASAYNEPGVLATLETRPDELRSIAAQFGWDLCSIEKQGKLAIVDAASSRAGLPTSEKYALRRGFDVPTFIEEIYRAIEECKAKRLVIDSLSGLIRSGDPVELRSEMFRIGALMNQLKVTSLVLGETNGECQSRAGVEQFVSQGLITLCLTENNGCLERSLVVWKMRHTSHSMKRHHFEIGEHGIRVTTGDE
- a CDS encoding Lrp/AsnC family transcriptional regulator, with amino-acid sequence MDQKLISILQKDARLAFTTIAKELNQPDTTIHFRTRRLRESGVVTRFSALVAPSALGYYSSALVSITIGGHILPDISRERTVTFAQELASKEEYLWVAVGAAPTTIHALLMGNDAEDLEQRVNALRRSPDVTGVTVTGIAEVVKGWEISGSVRDVR
- a CDS encoding fibronectin/fibrinogen-binding protein is translated as MKDSMSNIDIKMVLPEIVAAAQGAFIKNVYQYGDVFVLKLYQPAGATSQLLIQPGRRVHLTVFKRAAPRLPAKFVTVLRKYLRDKRIRSVWQHDMDRILVLDVGDERESYKLVAEIFGQGNLLLLDPQDTIFMAKQYRRMKDREVVPKAKYEFPPVRGADIFNMDMEAFSQVVKDSTANVVRTLASRLNLDSLSCEEICTLAGVKSTEKTTDLGADGIARLRRGLELFSEKLRAGVVGPRIVREVKEDDTGSSDESDNQTESSPLAFLPFEFEFYRDYPADEFDSFSRAIDEFFGVSLSELEDEEAHGALDAERARLQKIIDKQNESIQSLKAKAEENRLKGEAIYAHFQTVQEIIGTITKARSSGLSWDQILERVEQGRREGIAGALAIERISPATAEIVVSLDGVAVALDIRKTPQENAAVAFETAKRSEAKVEGALKQIEKTQLELDELVKVAETPTAAPLHVKIRKKKWYEKYRWFFSSEGYLVLGGRDAKNNEYLAKRQMGANDVFLHAALHGAPYVVIKVPETPPGEQTIWEAAQFAVTFSRAWQDGLATGDAYWVTPEQVSFTPPSGEYLPSGAVMIYGTKNYVRSVPIELAVGVMLDGEDAVPVSGPPSAIEAYTEHWLRVAPGTVKRGQLAKDVAAGLRKMAPKEVGDKIDLIPQEDFMRVLPSGDGRVMMD
- a CDS encoding CBS domain-containing protein, translated to MTAPSHSMCVRDIMTVNVVTMPPTATAFEVAKSMSSLDIGSIIIVDKERPVGIITESDIVRRVTAEYADPKKVKASEIMSSPLIHVTPETPLTEAMRVMARSGIRRVAVLRNNTLAGIITSRDILKWSPELIDILSESLRLRGEHPAHRPQEDEDDLVAFGGICDACGEYSADLVLEDGRYLCEACRSQ
- a CDS encoding CBS domain-containing protein, with amino-acid sequence MEVSQIMSEPVTIDKDQRLSVALELLGKKRVDRLVVAEGNRVQGILTYADIADRLGVGKVVAVSIGRLHVSSAMTDTVISVAPDDDITAVAQLMIDRGMSGCPVVDKSGALVGVISKSEIVSLCKKFDKIKVRQLMTTENLLVVNPVERLVKARADMLNAGFSGMPVVDGTRVLGLLTERMVAEAMARFSVEVPDKHRANQVRQMRVVDAMAQQPPTVSPDDSIAVAATKMLESGLNTLPVVADGNRLVGIISATDLTRFAANRFKIPGQEE